A part of Miscanthus floridulus cultivar M001 chromosome 6, ASM1932011v1, whole genome shotgun sequence genomic DNA contains:
- the LOC136457424 gene encoding protein RALF-like 22, producing the protein MARLGAGALLALLLAVAAAAAAFLAVPASAKVGDLSAMDFVAVRKSSIPGQRSKCSGAVGECGVDEEEELGLSGGLAAGDSMRRTLAQRKPTNRYISYAALRADQVPCNKRGRSYYSNCASQQAANPYRRGCSAITRCARNMN; encoded by the coding sequence ATGGCCCGCCTCGGCGCCGGCGCCCTGTTGGCGCTCCTGCTGgcggtcgcggcggcggcggccgcgttcCTCGCGGTGCCGGCCTCGGCGAAGGTCGGAGACCTGAGCGCGATGGACTTCGTGGCGGTGAGGAAGAGCAGCATCCCGGGCCAGCGCAGCAAGTGCTCGGGCGCCGTGGGCGAGTGCGGcgtggacgaggaggaggagctcgGGCTAAGCGGCGGCCTCGCCGCCGGCGACTCGATGCGGCGGACGCTGGCGCAGCGGAAGCCGACCAACCGGTACATCAGCTACGCGGCGCTGCGCGCGGACCAGGTACCGTGCAACAAGCGCGGCCGGTCCTACTACAGCAACTGCGCGTCGCAGCAGGCCGCCAACCCCTACCGCCgcggctgctccgccatcacgcGCTGCGCCCGCAACATGAACTGA
- the LOC136457422 gene encoding uncharacterized protein isoform X1, with the protein MVRSHCLTESTDSGTISLKRRPYTTSSSGQKQSSAAAAMDTYQYLNGPFGCNQLIDLTSDDDFSMQIMQEEEDARLPENLVDYDGLPADYGDHENDAALSDSAGSISGCSHHTECMCRYQESDSSISP; encoded by the exons ATGGTTCGTTCTCATTGTTTGACAGAATCTACAGATTCAGGCACTATTTCTCTCAAACGTCGGCCATACACCACGTCGTCTTCTGGACAGAAACAATCCTCAG cagcagcagccatggaCACATACCAATATCTCAATGGCCCATTTGGCTGCAACCAATTAATTGATCTCACTTCCGACGATGACTTCAGCATGCAGATCATgcaggaagaagaagatgcaagAC TCCCAGAAAATTTAGTTGATTACGATGGGCTCCCGGCAGACTACGGTGACCATGAAAATGATGCTGCTCTATCTGATTCAGCTG GTTCTATATCTGGATGCAGTCACCACACCGAGTGCATGTGCCGCTACCAAGAATCAG ATTCATCCATCAGCCCTTGA
- the LOC136457422 gene encoding uncharacterized protein isoform X2: MVRSHCLTESTDSGTISLKRRPYTTSSSGQKQSSAAAMDTYQYLNGPFGCNQLIDLTSDDDFSMQIMQEEEDARLPENLVDYDGLPADYGDHENDAALSDSAGSISGCSHHTECMCRYQESDSSISP; encoded by the exons ATGGTTCGTTCTCATTGTTTGACAGAATCTACAGATTCAGGCACTATTTCTCTCAAACGTCGGCCATACACCACGTCGTCTTCTGGACAGAAACAATCCTCAG cagcagccatggaCACATACCAATATCTCAATGGCCCATTTGGCTGCAACCAATTAATTGATCTCACTTCCGACGATGACTTCAGCATGCAGATCATgcaggaagaagaagatgcaagAC TCCCAGAAAATTTAGTTGATTACGATGGGCTCCCGGCAGACTACGGTGACCATGAAAATGATGCTGCTCTATCTGATTCAGCTG GTTCTATATCTGGATGCAGTCACCACACCGAGTGCATGTGCCGCTACCAAGAATCAG ATTCATCCATCAGCCCTTGA